A stretch of DNA from Deinococcus aerius:
GGCCCGCTCGCGCCCCACCAGGACGGGCGGGCGCAGCACCGCGAGCGGCAGGGTCCGCAGCGGCGCCTGGGCCGCGCCGTGCAGGGGCTCTCCCCGGTCGATCAGCCGGGCCAGGGCCTGGGTCTCCGCCTCGGGGGTCAGGCCCAGCTCGCGCTCCAGCCCCTCCTGGCACCGCTGGTACGCCCGCAGCGCCGCCGGGCGGTCCCCCGAGAGGTAGTGCAGCCGCATCACCCGCCGCCACGCCTCCTCCGAGAGGGGGTCGAGGTCCAGCAGGCGCCCGGCGGCCCGCAGCGCCTCCGCCCACTCCCCGCGCTCCTCGCTCCTCGTCGCCGCGCGGGCCAGGGCGGCCCGGCGCCGGGCGTCCAGCTCCTCCCGCCAGGCGGCGACCCAGTCGGCGAGGTCGGGCAGGTCGTCGAAGTCCAGGCTGCCCAGGAGTTCCCCGGCGGGCGCCGCCTCCCCGCCCTCTTCCAGCAGGTCCCGCACGTCCACCGTGACTCCGGGGATGAGGGCGAGCACGTCCCGCCCGCGCACGAGTTCCTCCCCGCACAGCCGGGTGAGGCGGCGCAGCAGGTGGACGAGGTTGTTGCGCGCGCCCGCCCCCGGCGTCCCGGGCCAGAGGAGCGCGGCCAGGCGCGACCGGGGCGCCGGTCCCTCCAGGGCCAGGTACGTGAGCAGGGCCAGCGTCTTGCGCTCGGGGCGCCACTCCCGGCCATCGGGCGCGACAAGTCGGGGCGTTCCCAGGACGAGAAGCTCCCATGGGGGTGGCGTGGACATGGAGAGCCCCAGGGTAGCAAATCGCCTCCCCCTGGGGCGTGGCGGATTCGGCCCCCCGGGCCAGCGCCGTTACTCGTCCCGGCCGTGAACCTGGGCGGGCGGGTGGGTGACCTCGACGGCGGTGAAGGGCTCCAGGATTTTGTAGTGGTGCTGCGCGCCCTCGGGGATCACCCACGAGTTGCCCGGTTCGAGCAGCAGCATCGACCCCTCGACGTGCAGTTCGGCCCGGCCCGCGATCACGTAGCCGATGGTCTCGTAGGGGCGGGCGTGGGGCTCGTCCCCCTCGCCCGGCTGCTCCTGCTCCCACAACCGCATCGCCATCGACTTGCCGCTGACCAGATACTTCTGGCCGAGCTTGCCCTTGGGAGAGTAGCGGGAGTCCACTTTCTGTGCGGTGGTATCGGCCATAGCCGCTCCAGTATCCACGACCACCCGCCCACCCGAAAAAGAGAAAACGGTCATGAAGCTCATCGCGGGCCGGGTGGGCTACCGGGGTCGAGGTGACGCCTGGCCGGAGCCGGCATACTTGCCCCGGCGGGGAGGGGAGAGGGAAAACAGGCCAGCATGGCCCGGCCCCGCCGCGGGTTTCAGGCGTTCGGCGGCCTCAGAAACGCTGGGCCATCCACCAGAACAGGGCCAGCGTGGCGAGCATCCCGGCGGGGGCCTCCCACAGCAGCAGGAAGGTCCGCCGCACGGCCCCCAGGCGCCAGGCCCGCACGGTCCCCACTCGCCTCTCCAGAAAGAGGAGGGAGAGGAACGTGTGCAGATAGCCCACCCCGACCGCCAGGAGCAGCGGCACCCACGCCTGGCGCGCATAGGCCCCGTCGCTGGCGAGGGCACCGGCGAGCAGCACACCGCTCAGACCCCCCGCCAGCCAACCCGCCGCCCGGATTCGCCGCCTGCCCGCCGTCTCCCGGGACTCCCCCACCTCGCACCCCCCGGCCGGAGCCGTCCCCGGGGTCAGGTGCCTGCGTCCTCCTGAGGGGAGTTCCGCCGGGGCCAGGGAGGGCGCCCGGCACCAACCCGTGGGTTGCCGGGTTATATGCAGACGGCGCGAAGTTGGATGTTCGGGACGCTGCGCCGGACCGGTCGGCGGCGCGGCAGGAGTGTCGCCCCTGATCCCCTCTGCAACGGCCAAGCCCGCTTCATGCTTCTTTCAACGCCTGGGCGTGCGGATGGGGGATGGTCTTGGGGTTGAGGCCGTGCGGACGGCCTTCACACGAATTCGCCGCCGGGAGGCCCACCATGACAGACCGTCAGGACGACGACGTTCAGCTTTCCGAGAGTGCGCCCGGGCAGGACGAGGCCCAGGGCGATTCCGCCGCAACGGCCCGCGCGGAGCAGGACGAGGCCCAGGACGACGGCCAGAATGGCCGCCCCTCGGACGATTCCGACCCCGGCCATAGCTGAATCCGGCCGAAGACCGCCCCGGGAAGGGTCTTTCCGGGGTCACCGTTCGCTGTGCCGGAAAGGACCCCTATGCTCAAGCGCTCCGCGCTTCCCGCCCTCCTCGCCCTGACGACGGCGCTCGGCCAGGGCCTGCCGCAATCCCCGGTTCAGCAAGGCCCGCGCCTGGAACTCGTCCATGCCTTTTACAACCAGATGCCGGTGGGCGTCACGGTGAACAGCCAGGGGCGCATCTTCGTGTCCTACCCGCGCTGGGAGGACATCGTGCCCTTCTCGGTCGCGGAGATCAAAAGCGGGCGCGAGGTGCCCTATCCCAACACCGACATCAACACCCTCAAGATCCCGAACAACTACGACTCCTTCGTGGGGGTGCAGGGCCTGCTGGTGGACGGCAAGGACCGGTTGTGGGTGCTGGACACCGGGACCATCAACCTCGGCCCCATCGTGGATCAGCGGGCGCCGAAGCTCGTGGGCATCGACACCCGCACGAACCGGGTGGTCAAGACCATCCGCTTCCCCGCGAACGTGGTGTTGAAGAACACCTACCTCAACGACCTGCGGATCGACCTGCGGTTCGGGCAGGACGGCGTCGCGTACATCACCGACTCGGGGGCGAAGTCGGGGGCCGGGATCATCGTGGTGGACCTCGCCTCGGGGCGGAGCTGGCGCAAGCTGACCGGGGACGCGACGGTGAAGCCCGTGCCGGGGTTCGTCTCCTTTGCCGACGGGAGGGCGCTGCTGGAACGGCCGCAGGGGGGACCTGCCCAGTATCTCTCCTTCGGGGCCGACTCCATCGCCATCAGCCCGAAGGGCGACGACCTGTATTACGCGCCGACCGCCTCGCGCCGCCTGTACGCGGTGCCCACCGCCGCGCTGCGGGACGAGAACCTGAGTGGCGCCGAGGTGAAGCGGCAGGTGCGCGACCTGGGGGAAAAGGGCGTGTCGGACGGCATGGCGGAGGACACCGCCGGGCGCCTCTACACGACCAACCACGAGCAAAACGCGATCATCCGCAGGCTGCCCAACAACGACTTAGAGACGGTGGTGCGTGACCCCCGCCTCATCTGGCCCGACACCCTCGCCATCCGGGGCGGCTACCTGTACATCCTGAGCAACCAGCTCAACCGCCAGGGGCGCTACCACTACGGCATCGACCAGCGGGTCAGGCCCTACGCCCTGTTCCGGGTGAAGGTGGACGCGCAGCCCGTGATTCTGCGTTAGGCCCCCGCGAGACAGGAGGAGCGTATGAAAGCAGTGGTCTGGCACGGTATAGGCGACATTCGGCTCGACGACGTTCCCGAACCCCGCATCGAGCAGCCGACGGACGCCACCGTGCGCCTGACGGCCAGCGCGATCTGCGGCACCGACCTGCACTTCGTACGGGGAACGGGCGGTGAGATGGTCCCCGGCACCATCCTGGGGCACGAAGGGGTGGGGATCGTCGAGGAGGTCGGCCCCGATGTCCGCAACTTCCGCCCCGGTGACCGGGTGGTCATCCCCTCCACCATCGCCTGCGGGTACTGCTCGTACTGCCGCGCGGGCTATTACGCCCAGTGCGACACTGCCAACCCCCACGGCCCCCTGGCGGGCACGGCCTTTTACGGCGGCCCCAAGATGAGTGGCCCCTTCCAGGGTCTGCAGGCCGAAAAGGCGCGCATCCCCTTTGCCGCAACCAACCTCGTGAAGGTTCCGGACTCCGTGACGGACCAGCAGGCGATCCTGGTCTCCGACATCTTCCCCACCGGCTACTTCGGGGCCGACCTCGCCGACATCAAGCCCGGCCACACCGTCGCCGTGTTCGGCTGCGGGCCGGTGGGGCAGTTCACGATCACCTCGGCCAAGCTGATGGGGGCGGGAAGGGTTTTCGCCATCGACCGCATCCCCTCCCGGCTCGACACCGCGCGGTACCAGGGCGCCGAGACGATCAACTTCGACGAGGAGGACCCGGTGGAGGCCCTGCGGCGGCTGACGGGCGGGATTGGGGTGGACTGCGCCATCGACGTGGTGGGGGTGGACGCCAAGCACGCCGACCACGGCCCGGCGGCGGCGCAGGCCCGGCAGGAGGAGGGGCAGTTCGAGCAGGAAGTCCAGCAGGTGGCCCCGCAGGGCACCGCCTGGAACGCGGGCAACGCGCCCAGCCAGGCGCTGGAGTGGGCGGTGCAGGGGCTCGCCAAGGCGGGGACGCTGAGCATCATCGGCGTGTACCCGCAGACCATGCAGAGCTTTCCCATCGGCATGGCGATGAACAAGAACCTGACGATCCGGATGGGCAACTGCAACCACCGCAAGTACATCCCGGACCTGCTCGACCTGATCCAGAGCGGCGCGCTCGACCCCGAGAAACTGCTCTCCCAGGTCGAGGAGATGCACACGGCGGTTGAGGCTTACCACGCCTTCGACGAGCGGCAGCCCGGCTGGCTGAAGGTCGAACTCGTGCCGGGCATGTAGATCACGGCCTGTTCGAACATCGTCCCGGGCGCCAGAGGAATTTTTCGGCGCCCGGACGTTATTTGCAGAAAAAGCTCTCCCCCCTTGAGGGCGGAGGCTGGGACTGGGACAGCTCCGCAGGAGAGGGGGCTGAGCGGGCACGGCATCAGAGGCTGGCCCGAATGTCCAGGCCCCCTCTCCCCGAGCCTCCCCCGCAAGGGGAGAGGGAGAAAAACCGCGTTCCCATCGCGCCTTTCCCGCTTACAGGTGGTCCAGCCGCCCGCCGTCCACCACCAGCCCGGTGCCCTGGATGAAGGCCGCGTCCTCCGAGGCGAGAAAGGCGATGGCCGCCGCGAGGTCCTGGGCTTTCCCCACGTCGGCGGGGTTGATCTTCTCCACGCCGCTTTTCACGTTGGGGTTGTCCCACAGCATGGGGGTGTCCACCGCGCCCGGCAGCACCGCGTTGACGCGCAGACCGCGCGGCCTGCCCTCGATGGCGGCGCTGCGGGTCAGCGAGAGCAGGGCCGCCTTCGCCGCCGCGTAGGGCGCGACCAGAGGCTCGGTCTCGCGGGCGTGGATGCTGGAGACGTTGACGACCGAGCTGCCCGGTTTCATGTGCAGAAAGCCCTGCTGGATGAAGAGAAAGGCGCCCAGGAGGTCCACCCCCAGCACCCGGTTCCAGTCGTCCAGCGTCAGCTCGGGCAGCGGCTTGAAGGTCATCAGGCCCGCGTTGTTCACGATCACGTCGAGGGTGCCGAAGCGGGCGAGCGTCTGAGCCACGCAGCCCTGCACCTGGTCAGGTTTGGACACGTCGCAGGGCAGGCCCAGCGCGTCCGGGGCCCCGGCGGCCTTCATCTCCTCAGCGGCCTTCTGCGCCTCGTTGCCGTGCAGGTCGGCGATCACGACCCGGGCGCCCTCCTGGGCGAAACGGGTGGCGGTGGCGAGGCCGATGCCGCTCGCCGCGCCGGTCACGATCACGGTCTTGTTCTGGAAGCGCATCTTCAGGTCCCTTTCGAGGAGGCGGGGTCGGAGGGGGCTGCCCGGTAGCGGTTCTCGCGCTCACGGGCATTGTTCTCCACCCGGCGCAGCACGGGTTCCTGCTGCTGGCTGGGTGGAAAGATCGGCAGCGACAGGACGACGCTCTGGGTGGGCAGCACGTCGCGCCACTGGGCGATGAGTTCCTTGTACGCTGCCCCCACCGGGCGGATGTTGCGGTCCAGGTCGTACAGACCGAGCGGGTTGACGTGGCCGTTGTTCTCGCGCAGGGCGGAGTCCCAGTCCACCTGATCGGTGAGCGAGTACCAGGTGAAGCCCACGATGGGCAGGCCGTCGTTGCGCACCCGCAGCACGTTCGCCCACTCCTTGCGCAGCCACCTCACCGCCTCGTCGCCGCCCGGCCCCTGGTTGAAGTTCGTCTCGGTGTGCATGATGGGCAGGCCGTAGCGGTTGTAATACTGGGTGGTGATCACCGAGTACCCGAAGATCTCGCCGCTCGCCTCCGTCCTGCCGTCGGGGTGGACGAGGTGTTCGTTCGTCACGTAGTAGTCGTTCCCCATGATGCAGTGGTGCTTGCGGGTCTCGTTCAGGAAGAAGTGGTATTCCGCGCGGGTCATGCCGTGGTCGAGCAGGTACTCGTACATCTCGGAGGACACCTGGTGCCCGTAGTTCAGGTCCAGGCTCAGGAAGCGCACCGCGTTCAGGATCTCCGCCGGGCGGATGGCGGCGGGGTTCTCGGCGTGGAAGTACTCGCTGGACTCGCTCTGGATGAAGATGGCGTCGGCGCGCACCGCCAGAATGGCGCGCATGGCGAGGACGTTCGCCTTCACGATGTGCTTGAGGGCGGTGACGAAGGCCGTGTCCGTCGTCATCTGCTCGTTCCACCAGCCGTACTTCGCCGAGAAGAGCGCAGTGATGTACATCTCGTTGATCGGCGTGTAGAGCTGCACCCAGGGATACCGCAGGGCGAAGGCCCGCGCGTAGCGCGCGAACTGCCCCGGGAAGTCGGGGTTCTGGAAGTTCCCGATCCAGTCCGGCACCCCGAAGTGGCACAGGTCGGTGATGGGGGTGATGTCCCGGCGCCGCAGCTCGGCGTACGTCTCGTCCGCGAAGCCCCAGTCGTAGCGGTCGGGGCCGAGCCAGGTGTTGTGCAGCGGCGGGCCGTAGCGCAGGTACTCGATCCCGAGTTCCCGCACGAGGTCGAAGTCCTTGCGCCACAGGTCGTAGTGGCGGCACTTCTCCATCTCGTCCATGCGGACCCGGCCACCCTGGATGGTGGGGTACGAGTTCTCGATGCCGGTGGCGAACATGAAATAGATCAAGTCGGGACCTCCGCAGGGGATACCGGAGTGTAGGCGCGGCTGTGGGAGGAGGGCATGCCTAACCCTGCCCCCCCGTCCTCCGGGCGAGGGCGACGAGGCCCAGCAGCCCGATCAGGTAACTCAGCAGCACCGGGAGGGGCCGCCGCCCCCACCCCAGCCGCCCGGGTACAAGGTGGTCGAGCGCCCCGTGCGGCAGGCCGAACAGGACCACGCTCAGCAGCAGCGGCACGAAGGCGTACTGCGAGAGCCACCCCGGGGCGAGGTTCCATGCGAGGAGCAGCCCGGCCACCGCCCCCCACGGCAGCGCGACGAGGGGCCGGGGAACAGGCCAGGACGGGCGGGCGGCGGGCAGGCGGGCGGGGGCGGCGTCCACACCGCGCATTCTCGGGGGATCACGCCGGGCGGCGCTTCTCCAGGATGGGGGGTCGGCCGTGGGGAACTTCATCGCCGGGCTCAGGCTGCCCCGAGGTGTTCCTCGCGCGGGGCGTGGCGCCGCTCGTACACGGTCGCTGCCGCCCAGAAGGCCACGGTGGCGATCCCGATCTTGTTGACGATGTCGGCGAGCGAGAAGGCGATGTGGACCCAATTGAGGTTCACGTTCTAGAACAGCACGGGCACCAGGTAGCCCAGCGGATAGACGCCCCAGGTCGTGACGAGCGCCAGCAGTCGCGTCCTGAACGAGTGGTCCTCCTCGCGGGTGGCGGCGCGCTGGTACGTCCGAAACTGGGTCCACATGATGGACACGACGGTCAGGTACCCCACCGTCGAGATGGTGCCCCACAGCAGGCGCGGCCCCGCCAGGATGACGCCCCCGTCACTGATCTGGTTGTTGCCGATATAGCCCGTAAAGATCATGAACAGGTCGGCCAGGATCAGCAGGGTGACGGGCCGCAGGATGTGGCGCGTTCTCAGCCGCAGCCCGAGCAGCCTGGCGAGCAGCAGCAGCGGGGTGGTGACCGTCCAGTCCATGTAGCGCTACTGCCCGGTGGCGACGTAGGCCTCGCGGGTGATGTTCAGCCGCTCGGCGGGGTTGCCCACCCGCGCGATGGTCTCCAGGTAATAGCGGTAGTTGTCCTGGATGACGAAGTACGACAGCCCCGCGATCAGGCAGATGATGGCGTGCAGCACCATCGCCGCGCGGTGCTCCTGGACGACCCGGTTCTGGGTGGTCAGGAAGTGCACGAGGCCCGCGAAAAAGGCGAACATCGTGACGACCATCACGTAGTAGGTCACCTGCGCGAGCAGGCCGACTTCCCCACCCGTCGGCACGAAACGTCCAGAGAGGTCCGTAGCTTTCCTCCATGCCCCGGGGGCAGTGAGCAACTGGGCGTTAGCGGAGCAGCCCGGGGTTGAAGGCCTGAACCTCGCCCTGGCGCAGCAGTTCGGCGATCAGG
This window harbors:
- a CDS encoding cupin domain-containing protein; translation: MTVFSFSGGRVVVDTGAAMADTTAQKVDSRYSPKGKLGQKYLVSGKSMAMRLWEQEQPGEGDEPHARPYETIGYVIAGRAELHVEGSMLLLEPGNSWVIPEGAQHHYKILEPFTAVEVTHPPAQVHGRDE
- a CDS encoding L-dopachrome tautomerase-related protein — translated: MLKRSALPALLALTTALGQGLPQSPVQQGPRLELVHAFYNQMPVGVTVNSQGRIFVSYPRWEDIVPFSVAEIKSGREVPYPNTDINTLKIPNNYDSFVGVQGLLVDGKDRLWVLDTGTINLGPIVDQRAPKLVGIDTRTNRVVKTIRFPANVVLKNTYLNDLRIDLRFGQDGVAYITDSGAKSGAGIIVVDLASGRSWRKLTGDATVKPVPGFVSFADGRALLERPQGGPAQYLSFGADSIAISPKGDDLYYAPTASRRLYAVPTAALRDENLSGAEVKRQVRDLGEKGVSDGMAEDTAGRLYTTNHEQNAIIRRLPNNDLETVVRDPRLIWPDTLAIRGGYLYILSNQLNRQGRYHYGIDQRVRPYALFRVKVDAQPVILR
- a CDS encoding zinc-dependent alcohol dehydrogenase, whose amino-acid sequence is MKAVVWHGIGDIRLDDVPEPRIEQPTDATVRLTASAICGTDLHFVRGTGGEMVPGTILGHEGVGIVEEVGPDVRNFRPGDRVVIPSTIACGYCSYCRAGYYAQCDTANPHGPLAGTAFYGGPKMSGPFQGLQAEKARIPFAATNLVKVPDSVTDQQAILVSDIFPTGYFGADLADIKPGHTVAVFGCGPVGQFTITSAKLMGAGRVFAIDRIPSRLDTARYQGAETINFDEEDPVEALRRLTGGIGVDCAIDVVGVDAKHADHGPAAAQARQEEGQFEQEVQQVAPQGTAWNAGNAPSQALEWAVQGLAKAGTLSIIGVYPQTMQSFPIGMAMNKNLTIRMGNCNHRKYIPDLLDLIQSGALDPEKLLSQVEEMHTAVEAYHAFDERQPGWLKVELVPGM
- a CDS encoding SDR family NAD(P)-dependent oxidoreductase, whose protein sequence is MRFQNKTVIVTGAASGIGLATATRFAQEGARVVIADLHGNEAQKAAEEMKAAGAPDALGLPCDVSKPDQVQGCVAQTLARFGTLDVIVNNAGLMTFKPLPELTLDDWNRVLGVDLLGAFLFIQQGFLHMKPGSSVVNVSSIHARETEPLVAPYAAAKAALLSLTRSAAIEGRPRGLRVNAVLPGAVDTPMLWDNPNVKSGVEKINPADVGKAQDLAAAIAFLASEDAAFIQGTGLVVDGGRLDHL
- a CDS encoding family 1 glycosylhydrolase, whose translation is MIYFMFATGIENSYPTIQGGRVRMDEMEKCRHYDLWRKDFDLVRELGIEYLRYGPPLHNTWLGPDRYDWGFADETYAELRRRDITPITDLCHFGVPDWIGNFQNPDFPGQFARYARAFALRYPWVQLYTPINEMYITALFSAKYGWWNEQMTTDTAFVTALKHIVKANVLAMRAILAVRADAIFIQSESSEYFHAENPAAIRPAEILNAVRFLSLDLNYGHQVSSEMYEYLLDHGMTRAEYHFFLNETRKHHCIMGNDYYVTNEHLVHPDGRTEASGEIFGYSVITTQYYNRYGLPIMHTETNFNQGPGGDEAVRWLRKEWANVLRVRNDGLPIVGFTWYSLTDQVDWDSALRENNGHVNPLGLYDLDRNIRPVGAAYKELIAQWRDVLPTQSVVLSLPIFPPSQQQEPVLRRVENNARERENRYRAAPSDPASSKGT
- a CDS encoding bacteriorhodopsin translates to MDWTVTTPLLLLARLLGLRLRTRHILRPVTLLILADLFMIFTGYIGNNQISDGGVILAGPRLLWGTISTVGYLTVVSIMWTQFRTYQRAATREEDHSFRTRLLALVTTWGVYPLGYLVPVLF